A part of Mucilaginibacter defluvii genomic DNA contains:
- a CDS encoding YbaB/EbfC family nucleoid-associated protein yields MFDKLFEAQQKAGEVKKRLDGITVTGTAEGGKITVTANGNKVIQSVAIDEEFYANADREEIEELLVVALNKALEQADNVSQAETAAIAKDMFGGLGGMFGQ; encoded by the coding sequence ATGTTTGATAAATTATTTGAAGCCCAGCAAAAGGCTGGCGAGGTAAAAAAGAGATTAGATGGCATCACCGTTACCGGCACTGCCGAGGGTGGTAAAATAACGGTAACAGCTAACGGAAACAAGGTTATACAATCCGTTGCTATTGATGAGGAGTTTTATGCCAATGCCGACAGGGAAGAAATTGAGGAATTGCTGGTTGTAGCCCTCAACAAAGCCCTTGAGCAGGCAGATAACGTAAGCCAGGCTGAAACCGCAGCCATCGCCAAAGACATGTTCGGTGGTCTGGGCGGTATGTTCGGTCAATAG
- a CDS encoding low molecular weight protein-tyrosine-phosphatase, whose protein sequence is MKILMVCLGNICRSPLAEGVMQHLADKNGLNWTVDSAGTGNWHVGEAPDHRSIRTALNRGVDISKQVCKQFTVNDFDEFDLIMVMDKFNLRDVLAKARNQADRDKVRLLLGNAEVPDPYYDDSKFETVYDMVEQGCRDIIKEFTGIELKK, encoded by the coding sequence ATGAAGATACTCATGGTATGCCTGGGCAATATATGCCGTTCGCCACTGGCGGAGGGTGTGATGCAGCACCTGGCTGATAAGAACGGGCTGAACTGGACGGTCGATTCAGCCGGTACGGGTAACTGGCATGTTGGCGAAGCTCCCGATCATCGCTCTATCCGCACGGCGCTTAACCGTGGGGTGGATATCAGCAAGCAGGTATGCAAGCAGTTTACCGTGAATGATTTTGATGAGTTTGACCTCATTATGGTGATGGACAAATTTAACCTGCGCGATGTGCTGGCCAAAGCCCGTAATCAAGCCGACCGCGACAAGGTGCGCCTGCTGCTTGGCAATGCCGAGGTGCCCGACCCATATTACGATGATTCCAAGTTTGAAACTGTGTATGATATGGTTGAACAAGGCTGCCGCGATATCATAAAGGAATTTACCGGCATCGAGCTAAAGAAATAA
- a CDS encoding S1/P1 nuclease, translated as MKNRVIKMFIALVAIVYIPVQVMAWGQQGHRISGQIADSYLNPKARKAIQGILGNESIAMASNWADFIKSDSTYNYLYNWHFVNFDKVMTEPEMEAYLKVDTIADAYTKVTFLTAELKKKTLSAKNKLLYLRMLIHIVEDIHQPLHTGHLSDKGGNDIKVLWMNNPSNLHSVWDSQLIDFQQLSYTEYVAAINHTTAAQRAEWQKAPLTHWLYESNQLAQKLYADIKPDEKLSYRYNFKYIETVNQQLVKGGVRLAGLLNQIFG; from the coding sequence ATGAAAAATAGAGTTATAAAGATGTTTATCGCGCTGGTAGCAATAGTTTATATACCGGTACAGGTAATGGCCTGGGGGCAGCAAGGCCACCGCATAAGCGGCCAGATAGCCGATAGCTACCTTAACCCCAAAGCGCGCAAAGCCATACAAGGCATTTTAGGCAATGAAAGCATTGCTATGGCCAGCAACTGGGCCGATTTTATCAAGTCCGATTCTACCTACAATTACCTGTATAACTGGCATTTTGTAAATTTTGATAAGGTAATGACCGAGCCTGAAATGGAGGCTTACCTGAAGGTTGATACCATTGCTGATGCTTACACCAAGGTTACCTTTTTAACCGCTGAACTGAAAAAGAAAACACTAAGCGCTAAAAACAAACTGCTTTACCTACGTATGCTAATCCACATTGTGGAGGATATACACCAACCCCTGCACACCGGTCATTTAAGTGATAAGGGAGGTAATGACATTAAGGTACTTTGGATGAACAACCCAAGCAACCTGCATTCAGTTTGGGATTCGCAGCTGATCGATTTTCAGCAACTGAGCTATACGGAATACGTTGCCGCTATTAACCACACTACTGCCGCCCAGCGTGCCGAGTGGCAAAAAGCGCCGCTTACACATTGGTTATATGAATCAAACCAGTTAGCGCAAAAACTTTACGCCGATATTAAGCCTGATGAAAAGTTAAGCTACCGTTACAACTTTAAATATATAGAAACAGTTAACCAGCAACTTGTAAAAGGCGGTGTTCGCCTGGCAGGGTTGCTGAACCAGATATTTGGGTAA
- a CDS encoding LacI family DNA-binding transcriptional regulator: MADNKKKISIKDIAKLTNTSITTVSFVINGKGRISNEIKKKVLDVATKNGYEPNRMAVGLRTGVSKVIGLIVETIGGPFFGAMAKVIEEEAEKAGYGVIYCSTNNNVQTGKNVIKMLSNQLVDGYIVTPMKGLESDIENIVNNGKPVVLIDGYFPELNIPHVLVDNYNSVFAAIESLITSGYKSIAYVTPNLDLVQLEERISGYRDAVKAGGLKEDAKLIFKVPFGSDKEQAIASIKDFLKKNKKIDAVFFSTNYLGSMGLQAINDLKLSIPDDIAMVSFDDNELFELYPPGITAVKQPTYQIAKSAIDLLLSRLHDDKLDISEIKMQIPADLVVRGSTKN; encoded by the coding sequence ATGGCCGATAATAAAAAGAAGATATCTATAAAGGATATTGCCAAGCTTACCAACACCTCCATAACTACAGTATCTTTTGTAATAAACGGCAAAGGCCGCATCAGTAACGAAATAAAAAAGAAAGTGCTTGACGTGGCCACTAAAAATGGTTACGAACCTAACCGCATGGCTGTAGGTTTGCGTACAGGGGTATCAAAAGTTATCGGCCTAATTGTGGAAACCATTGGCGGGCCTTTTTTTGGCGCTATGGCCAAGGTAATTGAGGAGGAAGCAGAAAAGGCAGGATACGGCGTTATTTATTGTAGCACCAACAACAATGTGCAAACCGGCAAAAACGTAATCAAGATGCTGTCAAACCAATTGGTTGACGGTTATATTGTAACACCCATGAAGGGCCTGGAAAGTGATATTGAGAACATTGTTAACAATGGTAAACCGGTTGTATTGATAGACGGCTATTTCCCTGAACTGAACATCCCGCATGTATTGGTTGATAACTATAATAGCGTTTTTGCAGCCATAGAATCGCTCATTACATCAGGCTATAAAAGCATTGCTTACGTTACTCCAAACCTTGATCTGGTGCAGCTTGAAGAGCGCATTTCCGGTTACCGCGACGCGGTAAAGGCGGGCGGCTTAAAGGAAGATGCCAAGCTGATCTTTAAAGTACCTTTCGGTAGTGATAAAGAACAGGCCATTGCCTCAATAAAAGACTTTCTGAAGAAGAATAAAAAGATAGACGCGGTTTTCTTCAGCACCAACTATCTCGGGTCAATGGGCTTACAAGCCATTAACGATTTAAAGTTAAGCATACCTGATGATATAGCCATGGTTAGCTTTGATGATAATGAGTTGTTTGAGCTATACCCGCCGGGTATAACCGCCGTTAAACAGCCGACGTATCAAATCGCAAAATCAGCTATTGACCTGCTGCTCTCGCGCCTGCATGATGATAAGCTGGACATTTCAGAGATCAAGATGCAGATCCCGGCCGATCTGGTGGTGCGTGGCTCAACAAAAAATTAA
- a CDS encoding glucose-1-phosphate adenylyltransferase — translation MSSNVIAIVLGGGQGSRLSPLTATRSKPAVPIAGKYRLVDIPISNCLHSGIERMYVLTQFNSASLNKHIKNTYHFSSFSEAFVDILAAEQTPSSVSWFQGTADAVRQSLHHLMVHEFEYVLILSGDQLYQMDFQDMINKHIEQEAEISIATIPVHANDVPGFGILKTDENSMITSFIEKPKKDFESWASEVSEEMQAQGRVYLASMGIYLFNRKLLFDLLQSNDHPDFGKEIIPQAITEHRVASYQYEGYWTDIGTIPSFFDANLGLTDDIPQFNLFDKNHIFTRARMLPPSKISGTLMEKAIVADGCIINAKHIKRSIIGIRTRVGFDTTIENCYVMGSDMYQTLEQIEDSRVNDRPIMGIGDRCCIKNAIIDKNCYIGNDVTINCEATKPDGDYGTYTIQDGIVVVKKLSVIPNGTVIQ, via the coding sequence ATGAGTTCAAACGTAATAGCAATTGTGCTTGGAGGCGGCCAGGGCAGCCGTTTATCGCCGCTTACAGCTACGCGCTCAAAACCGGCAGTGCCTATAGCGGGTAAATACCGTTTGGTTGATATACCTATCTCCAACTGCTTACACTCAGGCATTGAGCGTATGTATGTGCTTACCCAGTTCAACTCGGCATCGTTAAATAAGCACATTAAAAATACCTACCACTTCAGCAGTTTCAGCGAGGCATTTGTTGACATACTGGCGGCGGAGCAAACGCCGTCAAGCGTATCGTGGTTTCAGGGTACGGCCGATGCTGTAAGGCAAAGCTTACACCACCTGATGGTACATGAGTTTGAGTACGTGCTCATCCTATCGGGCGACCAGCTATACCAGATGGACTTTCAGGACATGATCAATAAACATATTGAGCAGGAAGCCGAAATATCTATCGCTACCATACCTGTACACGCTAACGATGTACCGGGTTTTGGCATTTTGAAAACCGATGAGAACAGCATGATCACATCCTTCATCGAAAAACCGAAAAAGGACTTTGAGAGCTGGGCATCAGAAGTAAGCGAGGAAATGCAGGCGCAGGGCCGTGTATACCTAGCATCAATGGGTATATACCTGTTTAACCGTAAATTGCTGTTTGATCTATTGCAATCAAACGATCATCCTGACTTTGGTAAGGAGATCATTCCACAGGCTATTACTGAGCATCGCGTAGCGAGCTACCAATACGAAGGTTACTGGACCGATATCGGTACCATCCCCTCATTTTTTGATGCCAACCTTGGTTTAACGGATGATATACCTCAGTTTAACCTGTTTGATAAGAACCACATATTTACGCGTGCACGCATGTTGCCGCCATCAAAGATATCAGGCACGCTGATGGAGAAAGCTATCGTAGCCGACGGTTGCATCATCAACGCTAAACACATCAAGCGTTCAATCATCGGTATACGTACACGTGTTGGCTTTGATACCACTATTGAAAACTGCTATGTAATGGGCAGCGATATGTACCAAACCCTTGAGCAGATCGAGGACTCCCGCGTGAATGATCGCCCCATAATGGGTATTGGCGACCGCTGTTGCATCAAAAATGCGATTATCGACAAAAACTGTTACATAGGTAACGATGTAACCATAAATTGTGAAGCCACCAAACCTGACGGCGATTATGGCACCTACACCATTCAGGACGGAATTGTGGTAGTTAAAAAGCTATCGGTTATACCGAATGGCACTGTAATTCAGTAA
- a CDS encoding DUF6607 family protein — protein sequence MKKLFILLFVQFVSLAVIAQSKLEQDRQAIRALAGFYKVTFNYAETFAADTAYKFHPRYHSWGYEWAVIEEDSPKKIVIQHLLVVGDSTVIKHWREDWQYEEPTMLAFDKDNTWKKFKLKPAEVKGRWVQKVYQVDDSPRYESIGTWVHVDGRHQWQSETDSPLPRREFTKRSDYNVLRRGNRVYLTPVGWMFEQDNKKIIRSATGDKLLAQEKGYEEFTKADEKEFAYAKQWWASQKSYWADVRKVWDDLYAKNTIVKINQKADGKLLFEKLFELGDQSVKEKWNSAKNKQEVEKAIKGHLI from the coding sequence ATGAAAAAGCTCTTTATACTTTTGTTTGTTCAGTTTGTCAGCCTGGCGGTTATAGCGCAATCAAAGCTTGAGCAAGACAGGCAGGCCATCCGCGCATTGGCAGGTTTTTATAAGGTAACTTTTAATTACGCCGAAACATTTGCGGCCGATACGGCTTACAAATTTCATCCGCGCTACCATTCATGGGGTTACGAGTGGGCGGTTATTGAAGAGGATTCACCCAAAAAAATAGTAATACAGCATTTACTGGTAGTGGGAGACAGTACCGTAATAAAACACTGGCGTGAGGATTGGCAATATGAAGAGCCAACTATGCTGGCGTTTGATAAAGATAATACCTGGAAAAAATTTAAACTAAAACCGGCGGAGGTAAAAGGCCGCTGGGTGCAAAAGGTTTATCAGGTTGATGATAGTCCGCGGTACGAGAGTATTGGCACCTGGGTACACGTTGATGGCCGCCACCAATGGCAAAGCGAAACGGATTCGCCGCTGCCACGCAGGGAGTTTACCAAACGTAGCGACTATAACGTATTGCGCCGAGGCAACCGCGTGTATCTAACACCCGTGGGCTGGATGTTCGAGCAGGATAATAAGAAAATCATCCGCTCGGCCACGGGCGATAAATTATTGGCGCAAGAGAAAGGCTACGAAGAATTTACCAAGGCTGATGAAAAAGAGTTTGCCTATGCCAAACAATGGTGGGCGAGCCAAAAAAGCTACTGGGCTGATGTGCGCAAAGTATGGGATGACTTGTACGCCAAGAATACCATAGTTAAGATAAACCAGAAAGCCGACGGAAAGCTGCTGTTTGAAAAGCTTTTTGAACTGGGCGATCAATCCGTAAAAGAAAAATGGAACTCAGCCAAAAACAAACAGGAAGTTGAGAAAGCGATTAAAGGGCATTTAATTTAG
- a CDS encoding serine hydrolase domain-containing protein, with translation MRSVIKCFSASALCLILFASCSSDKKKATTRDGKKVNFDTVALLKYDPKKEDKKIDEFMQHLHKKRFFNGNVLVAKKGKIIYQKSFGWANYLIRDSLKLGSKFELASVTKTMTGTAIMMLVEQGKLKLDQNVKEFFPNFPYDGITVKLLLTHRSGMMNYVYFTDDLYRKEHRDQRKGMTNIDVMNLIAQYKPSPFTKPDKHFHYNNSNYMVLGAIIEKVSGKSYAEFMKENIFDPAGMHHTAVYSKAVYEKIPVDVVGHDRGQWRYSVAQNFLDGPVGDKGVYSTVGDLFLFDRALRAGILLKKETQDSAYTAHNPLLRGHFSYGYGWRIFDGPNEKVVYHTGWWHGFRHIYLRDLKNDVTIVLLSNLANGSLLQLDDLFKITGMPIVRKNAYTGQGDAAED, from the coding sequence ATGAGATCTGTGATCAAGTGTTTTTCTGCTTCTGCCCTGTGCTTAATATTATTCGCTTCGTGCTCATCCGACAAAAAGAAAGCCACCACCCGCGATGGTAAAAAGGTGAACTTTGATACCGTAGCGCTTTTAAAATACGACCCTAAAAAAGAAGATAAAAAAATAGATGAGTTTATGCAGCATCTGCATAAAAAACGCTTTTTTAACGGCAACGTGCTGGTAGCAAAAAAGGGAAAGATCATCTACCAAAAATCATTCGGCTGGGCTAATTACCTGATAAGGGACAGCTTAAAGCTGGGCTCAAAATTCGAGCTGGCCTCGGTTACCAAAACCATGACGGGCACCGCCATTATGATGCTGGTTGAGCAGGGTAAGCTAAAGCTTGATCAAAATGTTAAAGAGTTCTTCCCTAACTTTCCGTACGATGGCATTACAGTTAAACTGCTGCTTACGCACCGGTCGGGTATGATGAACTACGTTTATTTTACCGACGACCTTTACCGCAAAGAGCACCGCGACCAGCGCAAGGGCATGACCAATATAGACGTGATGAACCTTATAGCCCAGTACAAGCCCAGCCCGTTTACAAAGCCTGACAAGCATTTTCATTACAACAACTCCAATTACATGGTGCTGGGCGCTATCATTGAAAAGGTGAGCGGTAAAAGCTATGCTGAGTTTATGAAGGAGAATATTTTTGACCCTGCCGGGATGCACCATACCGCAGTTTACTCAAAAGCGGTGTACGAAAAAATTCCGGTTGATGTTGTAGGGCACGATCGTGGCCAATGGCGTTACTCGGTAGCCCAAAATTTTCTGGATGGCCCGGTTGGTGATAAAGGGGTGTATAGCACCGTTGGCGACCTGTTTTTATTTGACCGTGCCCTGCGTGCCGGTATCCTACTGAAAAAAGAAACGCAGGATTCGGCCTACACGGCCCATAACCCCCTGCTGCGCGGGCATTTTAGTTACGGCTACGGCTGGCGTATATTTGATGGCCCGAATGAGAAAGTGGTATATCATACTGGCTGGTGGCATGGTTTCAGGCATATTTATTTGCGCGACCTAAAAAACGATGTAACCATTGTGCTGTTATCTAACTTAGCCAACGGCAGCCTGCTGCAGCTTGATGACCTGTTTAAAATAACAGGCATGCCTATTGTACGTAAAAACGCATACACCGGGCAGGGTGATGCGGCGGAAGATTAG
- the fumC gene encoding class II fumarate hydratase: MSFRIEHDTMGEVKVPADKYWGAQTERSRNNFKIGPEASMPKEIIEAFAYLKKAAAYTNTDLNVLPAEKRDLIAQVCDEILEGKLDAEFPLVIWQTGSGTQSNMNVNEVVANRAHVLQGNKLGEGKTFIHPNDDVNKSQSSNDTYPTAMHIAAYKILIDVTIPGIEKLRDTLKAKSEAFMNVVKIGRTHLMDATPLTLGQEFSGYVSQLDHGLRALRNTLAHLSELALGGTAVGTGINTPQGYDVKVAEYIAQFTGLPFITAENKFEALAAHDAIVESHGALKQIAVALMKIANDIRMLASGPRSGIGEIHIPDNEPGSSIMPGKVNPTQNEAVTMVAAQVMGNDVAISVGGSNGHYELNVFKPVMAANFLQSARLIGDACVSFNDHCAVGIEPNYDGIKKHLENSLMLVTALNPHIGYENAAKIAKKALKENKSLREAAIELELLTSEQFDQWVRPENMIGSLK, translated from the coding sequence ATGAGTTTCAGAATTGAACATGATACCATGGGCGAGGTAAAAGTGCCTGCCGATAAATACTGGGGAGCGCAAACCGAACGCTCACGCAATAACTTTAAAATTGGTCCGGAAGCATCAATGCCGAAGGAAATTATTGAGGCATTCGCTTACCTTAAAAAGGCCGCCGCCTATACCAATACCGACCTGAACGTACTGCCTGCCGAAAAGCGCGACCTGATTGCACAGGTATGCGATGAGATACTTGAAGGTAAGCTTGACGCTGAATTTCCGCTGGTGATCTGGCAAACGGGTTCGGGTACGCAGTCAAACATGAACGTTAACGAGGTGGTGGCTAACCGCGCGCACGTGCTGCAAGGCAACAAACTGGGCGAGGGCAAAACCTTTATCCACCCGAATGATGATGTGAACAAATCGCAATCATCAAACGATACTTACCCTACCGCTATGCACATTGCTGCATACAAAATACTGATCGATGTTACCATCCCGGGCATTGAAAAGCTGCGCGATACGCTGAAAGCTAAATCTGAAGCTTTTATGAACGTGGTAAAGATAGGCCGTACCCACCTGATGGATGCTACGCCGCTTACGCTGGGGCAGGAATTTTCGGGTTATGTTTCACAGCTGGATCATGGTTTGCGCGCTTTGCGTAACACTCTGGCTCACCTGAGCGAGCTTGCCCTGGGCGGTACTGCCGTTGGTACCGGTATAAACACTCCGCAGGGTTATGATGTAAAGGTGGCTGAATACATTGCACAATTTACCGGCCTGCCATTTATCACGGCCGAAAATAAATTTGAAGCCCTGGCCGCGCATGACGCTATTGTAGAAAGCCACGGTGCTTTAAAGCAAATTGCCGTTGCGCTGATGAAGATTGCTAATGACATCCGTATGCTGGCTTCGGGCCCGCGTTCAGGTATTGGCGAAATCCATATTCCTGATAATGAGCCGGGTTCATCTATTATGCCGGGTAAAGTTAACCCCACCCAAAATGAGGCGGTAACCATGGTTGCGGCACAGGTTATGGGTAATGATGTAGCCATATCAGTAGGCGGATCAAACGGCCATTACGAGCTGAACGTGTTTAAGCCGGTTATGGCAGCCAACTTCCTGCAATCAGCCCGTTTAATTGGTGATGCCTGCGTATCATTTAATGATCATTGCGCGGTAGGTATTGAGCCAAATTACGACGGCATCAAAAAACACCTCGAAAATTCATTAATGCTGGTAACCGCGCTTAACCCGCACATTGGTTACGAGAACGCGGCCAAAATTGCCAAGAAGGCATTGAAAGAAAATAAATCATTACGCGAAGCGGCCATTGAACTGGAGCTGTTAACCAGCGAACAGTTTGACCAATGGGTTCGCCCCGAAAACATGATCGGCAGTTTAAAATAA
- a CDS encoding fumarate hydratase: MNTPVQGKGEAYLQGEWQQDNIPGERKLLNYSLSKFRFTCDSFYIAINTISRVNSGADSCMNKGRWTEYIKGRYEQTGDALHLRGVFVNADGSLKDNKTCFRFGPYETYYKVETRNDSLLTFSSSTTVLPIQARLVKRITCTPKALQY, from the coding sequence ATGAACACGCCGGTTCAAGGCAAAGGGGAGGCATACCTGCAGGGCGAGTGGCAGCAGGATAACATCCCAGGTGAGCGAAAGCTACTTAATTACTCGCTGTCGAAATTTAGGTTTACCTGCGATTCGTTTTACATCGCCATCAATACTATAAGCCGGGTTAACAGCGGGGCCGATAGCTGCATGAACAAGGGCCGCTGGACGGAATATATTAAAGGCCGCTACGAGCAAACCGGCGATGCCCTGCATTTGCGCGGCGTATTTGTTAATGCTGATGGCTCATTAAAGGATAACAAAACCTGCTTCCGTTTCGGACCGTACGAAACGTATTATAAAGTAGAGACCCGGAACGATTCGTTGCTAACGTTCAGCAGTTCAACAACGGTACTGCCAATACAGGCCAGGCTGGTAAAGCGAATAACCTGCACTCCAAAAGCCTTACAATACTAA